In Alkalibaculum bacchi, the genomic stretch AACTCACTCAAACAAGTCTTGGCTTACCGCGCCCATCTAATATATATAAAACATGGTACCACACTCATCCAACTTTAGAGGAAAGAATAGAATTATATAGGACAGTAGAGTTTGAAGAAATAGAGAATTGATTTTTGAAAATATTGACAAAAACTAATTTGAGGCATATACTTATCATATCAAGAATTTTGAATGTGAGGTGGAGAGCTTGACGAAGACATATGAAGAGCAGGCAAAAGTGTTTAAAGCCTTATGTGATGAAAGACGTTTACGAATACTTGCGTTACTTCGTAGTGGTGAAAAATGTGCTTGTGTTTTAGAGGAACAACTTAATATGCCACAATCATCCCTATCATACCATATGAAAATTTTATGCGAATCTGGCATCGTTGATAGCAGACAAGAGGGCAAATGGACACATTATTGGATAAGTGAAGAGGGCAGTATTTCTGCCATAGATCTACTTAAAATTATTACAACAAACGATGTGATTTCTAATATTAGCTGATGATAAACAAAACAGCCATCTAGGGATGGCTTTCTATAAGCGTTATATATCTAAATATTTGGATGTAATCGTTTCACTGTTGAAGGAGTATAGACATGGAATCTTTATAATTAACAACGTATAAACAATAATTTTATAAATAGTAAATAATCAAGACATTTTAAGGGTACTTTTGTATCTATTGGTTAGAGTTGGAGCATGTAGTTGAAGCTATTAAATCTTTTCTTCATAATTAATAATTGATAGTATACGTAAAGGATGAGTTTAATGGGTATTTATTTAGATAATGCAGCAACTTCATATCCTAAACCACAAAAAGTCATCGAATCCATGACTAATTTTATGATGGATATAGGTGCTACCTCCGGTAGAGGCGCTTATGAAACGGCCATTCAATCAGATATGTTGGTTTATCAAGTTAGAAAAGGGATAACAGATTTATTTCATTTTAACGATGTCAAAAAAGTTATTTTTACTTTAAACGCTACTGAATCATTAAATGTAGCTTTAAAAGGAATTCTTAATAAAGGTGATCATGTTATTACTAGTTCCATAGAGCACAATGCTGTATGGCGTTGTTTAAAGACATTAGAGAGAGATATCGGAATAACTATTTCAGTTGTATCCTGTAGTAAAGAAGGCTTTACAAATCCTTTCGAGGTTGAAAATGCAATTTGTGAAGACACTGCGCTAGTAGTATTTAATCATGCATCCAATGTCTTAGGAACCCTCCAACCAATTAAGGAAATTGGAGAAATCTGTAGAAAGTACGAGATTCCTTTCCTAGTGGATGCAGCTCAAACTGCAGGGGTATACCCGATTGATGTAATAGACAATAATATTAATTTGTTGGCATTTACAGGACATAAGGGGCTCCTTGGTCCTATGGGCACAGGAGGACTTGTTATAAATTGGAAGGGTGATATTAAGCCTATCAAATCTGGGGGAACAGGAGGAGACTCTACTTATGAGTACCAACCTGATTACTATCCAAATAGATTAGAATCTGGAACGCTAAATGTTCCCGGGATTGTGGGTCTGGGTGAAGGGATAAAATACATACAAAAGGTTGGAGTCAATAAAATCTACCACAAAGAAAAAGAATTGTTAGAATATGCTTTTAATCAATTACATGAAATTGAAGGTATCACTGTTTATGGTCCCCAAGATAGTGAAAAAATTATTGGTGTAATTTCGTTTAATTTAAAGGATAAATCTTGTGATGAAGTAGCTTATAAATTAGGTCGACAGTTTGGAATAATGATTCGAGCAGGATTACATTGCGCCCCTACAGCACATGAGATTATTGGCACAAAAACAACAGGAACTTGTAGAATTGGAATCGGCTATTTTAATGAGAAGAAAGATATTGATTTTTTAATAGAAGCACTTCAGAAAATTAATAAATAGCATGAATGGAGTGAAAAGCATGTATTTAGAAGAGGTAAACGTTATTTTTATTGAACCTTGCACCGCAGATGCAAATAAAATGAGATTTAAAGCTGCATTTTCTAGAAATATTTCAGAAATTCTCCCTTACCTGAATGCAGAGATAAAAATTGCTCAATACAATCATAGAGCAGAAAATCTAACGTTTAATCAAGGAATAAAAATAATTACACTTTCTAGTGAAACACTTTCAGTTGCAAAAATTATAAATGAAACAGATGCATATGAAATGTGTGACTATATTAAGAATTTGATTAATGACATTTACAAAAAAAGAGATGTAATAGTACCTCTATTTGAGATGCGAAAAAAGCCTTCTGTATTAGATATATATAAATATTTACCAAAAACAAATTGTAAAAGATGCGGAGAATCTACATGTGTTGCATTTGCATCAAAACTAATAGTAGGTGAATTGCAAGTACAACAATGTCGTTCCATCCACGAAAATAAAC encodes the following:
- a CDS encoding ArsR/SmtB family transcription factor yields the protein MTKTYEEQAKVFKALCDERRLRILALLRSGEKCACVLEEQLNMPQSSLSYHMKILCESGIVDSRQEGKWTHYWISEEGSISAIDLLKIITTNDVISNIS
- a CDS encoding aminotransferase class V-fold PLP-dependent enzyme — protein: MGIYLDNAATSYPKPQKVIESMTNFMMDIGATSGRGAYETAIQSDMLVYQVRKGITDLFHFNDVKKVIFTLNATESLNVALKGILNKGDHVITSSIEHNAVWRCLKTLERDIGITISVVSCSKEGFTNPFEVENAICEDTALVVFNHASNVLGTLQPIKEIGEICRKYEIPFLVDAAQTAGVYPIDVIDNNINLLAFTGHKGLLGPMGTGGLVINWKGDIKPIKSGGTGGDSTYEYQPDYYPNRLESGTLNVPGIVGLGEGIKYIQKVGVNKIYHKEKELLEYAFNQLHEIEGITVYGPQDSEKIIGVISFNLKDKSCDEVAYKLGRQFGIMIRAGLHCAPTAHEIIGTKTTGTCRIGIGYFNEKKDIDFLIEALQKINK
- a CDS encoding (Fe-S)-binding protein gives rise to the protein MYLEEVNVIFIEPCTADANKMRFKAAFSRNISEILPYLNAEIKIAQYNHRAENLTFNQGIKIITLSSETLSVAKIINETDAYEMCDYIKNLINDIYKKRDVIVPLFEMRKKPSVLDIYKYLPKTNCKRCGESTCVAFASKLIVGELQVQQCRSIHENKHDGKLDELKKILNC